A single genomic interval of uncultured Desulfobacter sp. harbors:
- a CDS encoding histidine phosphatase family protein translates to MKTLHLIRHAKSSWKDASLADIDRPLAPRGIRACAVMAHEIAKAGCDFSNVFTSPAARARETIERIAGNLKGIAFTWTVADKLYTYSAHDLLEFCRDDLPTNINQAVIVGHNPAFHDFCNRVGDTTIQKLPTCAYARLELDADSWTDIGLRRMRLTAFLTPKMFR, encoded by the coding sequence ATGAAAACACTTCACCTCATCCGTCATGCCAAATCCAGCTGGAAGGACGCAAGCCTTGCAGATATTGACAGGCCTCTGGCCCCCAGGGGTATCCGGGCATGCGCTGTCATGGCGCATGAAATTGCAAAAGCAGGCTGTGACTTCTCCAATGTTTTCACAAGTCCTGCCGCCCGGGCCAGGGAAACCATAGAAAGGATTGCCGGCAATCTGAAAGGGATCGCTTTTACCTGGACCGTGGCAGACAAACTATACACCTATAGCGCCCACGATCTTTTGGAATTCTGCCGGGACGATCTGCCCACCAACATTAACCAAGCTGTTATTGTGGGACATAATCCCGCATTTCATGACTTTTGCAACCGGGTAGGAGACACAACCATACAAAAGCTGCCCACCTGCGCCTATGCCCGGCTGGAACTGGATGCGGATTCCTGGACAGACATCGGTTTGCGCAGGATGCGGCTCACCGCGTTTTTAACCCCAAAAATGTTCCGGTAA
- a CDS encoding methyl-accepting chemotaxis protein, with product MNHPTPYKRKLYFVNKELQGKFIFNYFILLTLGSILFIAIFSFFSSNTLSIVYENYHLQLGTTPGILFKKILSAQWLFILLGGIVICFITMRLTHRVAGPFYRFEKTVDEMSKGDLSVKIGLREKDEGKELAEKINLFNSKLLQNLNRIQDLNAGIGMSAEKIKAGLETDRREDILKLVEHIESNRKEIEVAVKEYTDGSQVKG from the coding sequence ATGAATCACCCAACCCCTTATAAACGCAAACTATATTTTGTAAACAAAGAGCTTCAAGGGAAATTTATTTTCAACTACTTTATTCTTTTAACCCTGGGAAGCATTCTTTTTATTGCCATTTTCAGTTTTTTTTCTTCAAACACCCTGTCCATTGTTTATGAAAATTATCACCTGCAGCTGGGTACTACGCCTGGGATTCTTTTTAAAAAGATTTTGAGCGCCCAGTGGCTGTTTATCCTTCTGGGAGGCATTGTTATCTGCTTTATCACCATGAGACTGACCCATCGTGTGGCCGGTCCTTTTTACAGGTTTGAAAAAACTGTTGATGAAATGAGTAAAGGAGATCTTTCCGTTAAGATTGGTTTAAGGGAAAAGGATGAGGGAAAAGAGCTGGCTGAAAAGATAAATTTGTTTAATTCAAAACTGTTGCAGAATCTGAACCGGATACAGGACCTAAACGCCGGTATCGGTATGTCTGCCGAAAAGATAAAGGCGGGATTAGAAACGGATCGTCGCGAAGATATTTTAAAACTGGTGGAACACATTGAAAGCAACCGCAAAGAGATTGAAGTCGCAGTTAAAGAATATACAGACGGCAGCCAAGTGAAAGGTTGA
- a CDS encoding PEP-CTERM sorting domain-containing protein produces MLSTLWTAVDGYASTYYLWDDWGGTWADADKTSQIDEDDKMCWAAAASNILEWTGWGNVVGDTDQIFEYFQDKWSNAGGLSYYGWQWWFTGDNYHQGDTGWAQETENGGGFWSSEYDFDNFIAFTSNDEYAMNWAAFFLENGYGTVLSLTNDITDAKHAITLWGYGVDDSNIWIEITDSDDRFYGLSQYSISQTSDRWELQYYNNEDGWYISSVQGLAASPAPEPSNFFLFGLALITGAGFLRRAEQVT; encoded by the coding sequence ATGTTATCCACACTTTGGACGGCTGTCGACGGATATGCCAGTACCTATTATCTCTGGGATGACTGGGGAGGCACCTGGGCCGATGCGGATAAAACATCTCAAATTGATGAGGACGATAAGATGTGCTGGGCTGCAGCGGCATCAAATATCCTTGAGTGGACCGGCTGGGGAAATGTTGTTGGGGACACTGATCAGATATTTGAATATTTCCAAGATAAGTGGAGTAATGCGGGCGGATTGTCTTACTATGGCTGGCAATGGTGGTTTACAGGTGACAATTATCACCAGGGAGACACCGGCTGGGCCCAGGAAACAGAAAATGGCGGCGGTTTCTGGAGTTCTGAGTATGATTTTGATAACTTCATAGCGTTCACCAGCAATGATGAATATGCCATGAACTGGGCTGCTTTTTTTTTAGAAAACGGATACGGTACGGTACTTAGCCTGACAAATGATATAACCGATGCCAAACATGCCATCACCCTGTGGGGGTATGGCGTTGACGACAGTAACATCTGGATTGAAATCACCGATTCAGACGACAGATTTTATGGGCTGTCTCAGTACAGCATAAGTCAGACAAGCGACAGATGGGAGTTACAATATTACAACAACGAAGACGGCTGGTATATTTCTTCAGTTCAGGGGCTGGCTGCGTCTCCGGCTCCCGAACCGAGTAATTTTTTTCTGTTTGGATTGGCTTTGATTACAGGTGCCGGCTTTTTAAGGCGGGCAGAGCAAGTGACTTAA
- a CDS encoding O-antigen ligase family protein, with amino-acid sequence MKTARFSIFFLIFFTPLAFGTKAAWSYGIMEGMIGAGLLFFALAVIKKQAQPVEVPALVPLLMFLMYILLQVVPLPPGLVKFLSPHAYTIHSRAYELFDTQGWMTLSIHPQATVFQFFRYAAYTAFYVLTIQVLKEKRSLQSIALSIALYGGLLALSSILQLYLTEDMALWFWYTPENSMVMGPYSNHNHYAGLMEMIFPLVLGLFFFYRPRIGETSFIRGIIEILNQEKANIHILIGASALLVIVSIFVSLSRGAIISTCLALFVFSFLLLKRKTNRRNSLLIIGVIMVVALTMGWFGWDQVFERFAKMKNPEGVLYNTRLEFWKDSLQIIKDFFLTGAGFGGFVHIYPPYKSLIDNRVLNFAHNDYIQLLVEGGILGFSIIAVFMAVFFFKSFKAFSKRRDAFCVYLYIGSITGMVSILFHSFTDFNLHIGANGLWFAFLAGLAVSAANTNIRRKQSSTRLVPVEGIFKRRLLIGVSMGFAVTVFVFQVSHLGGAFYLAHIKDKVITSETSQTELDAIQSIARTASAFDPLLSRSRYFEAVTAIRKNKLDQAEVLFRTAISLAPLNSWYLMRFGRFAARNGRPENAETAFSLAVKYRPTLAVYTLQYGTWLLSTNRIDQGLALLKTTLELDDQYSDTVIRTLLVANVDKEKILTAIPRTPGPMFAYADFLYTVGQQIQGEEIYRDMLAILGEIDNPKISHYWRVYRFFIRQKNIKDAVATMEQAEIAIPDYPGFKIALGDLYRRQGILFKAREKYEQALYIDLKNKKARQRLKRMDAQSL; translated from the coding sequence TTGAAAACAGCACGTTTTTCCATTTTTTTTCTGATTTTTTTTACTCCTCTGGCCTTTGGTACCAAGGCTGCCTGGTCATACGGGATCATGGAGGGGATGATCGGTGCAGGGCTGTTGTTTTTTGCCCTGGCCGTGATTAAAAAACAGGCGCAACCGGTTGAGGTACCGGCACTTGTGCCCCTGCTTATGTTCCTGATGTATATCCTGTTACAGGTGGTGCCCCTGCCGCCCGGACTGGTCAAATTTCTTTCTCCCCATGCCTACACCATCCATTCCAGGGCGTATGAACTCTTTGATACCCAGGGGTGGATGACCCTTTCCATTCATCCCCAGGCCACAGTATTCCAGTTTTTCCGATATGCCGCCTATACCGCGTTTTACGTCCTTACCATCCAGGTATTAAAAGAAAAGAGGTCACTTCAGTCCATTGCTTTATCCATTGCACTATACGGCGGACTTCTGGCCTTATCATCCATCCTACAACTTTACCTGACCGAGGATATGGCCCTTTGGTTCTGGTATACCCCGGAAAATTCCATGGTAATGGGGCCCTACAGCAACCATAACCATTATGCCGGGCTCATGGAAATGATTTTTCCCCTGGTGCTTGGGCTGTTCTTTTTTTACCGGCCCCGAATCGGGGAGACCTCTTTTATCCGGGGGATCATTGAAATTCTGAACCAGGAAAAGGCTAATATTCATATTCTTATCGGGGCCTCGGCTTTACTGGTTATTGTTTCTATCTTTGTCAGCCTGTCCCGGGGGGCCATAATTTCTACCTGCCTTGCCTTATTCGTATTTTCCTTTTTACTTTTAAAGCGTAAAACCAACCGGAGAAACAGCCTGTTGATCATCGGTGTGATTATGGTTGTTGCCCTTACCATGGGATGGTTTGGGTGGGATCAGGTGTTTGAGCGGTTTGCCAAGATGAAAAACCCCGAAGGGGTTCTATATAATACCCGGCTGGAATTCTGGAAGGATAGTCTTCAGATTATAAAGGACTTTTTTCTGACAGGAGCCGGTTTTGGCGGGTTTGTTCATATCTATCCACCGTATAAGAGCCTGATTGACAACCGGGTACTTAACTTTGCCCATAATGATTATATTCAATTGCTGGTTGAAGGCGGAATTCTTGGATTTTCAATCATTGCCGTTTTCATGGCTGTCTTCTTTTTCAAATCCTTCAAAGCATTTTCAAAACGGCGGGACGCCTTTTGTGTCTATCTTTATATAGGCAGTATCACCGGGATGGTCTCCATCCTTTTTCACAGTTTTACGGATTTTAATCTGCATATTGGAGCCAACGGCCTGTGGTTTGCTTTTTTGGCCGGACTTGCGGTTTCCGCCGCCAATACCAATATCCGGCGAAAGCAGAGCAGCACCAGACTGGTTCCTGTTGAGGGAATCTTTAAGCGCCGGTTACTTATCGGGGTATCCATGGGGTTTGCGGTTACCGTGTTCGTTTTCCAGGTCTCTCATCTGGGCGGTGCCTTTTATCTGGCCCATATCAAAGATAAAGTGATCACATCAGAAACCAGTCAGACCGAACTGGATGCCATCCAATCCATTGCACGGACGGCTTCGGCATTTGATCCGCTGCTGTCACGGTCCAGGTATTTTGAAGCGGTTACCGCTATCCGCAAAAATAAATTGGATCAGGCTGAAGTCTTGTTCAGAACCGCAATCAGCCTGGCGCCTTTAAATTCATGGTATTTGATGCGGTTCGGACGGTTTGCCGCCCGTAATGGCCGGCCGGAAAACGCTGAAACTGCATTTTCCCTGGCCGTAAAATACCGGCCGACCCTGGCGGTATACACCCTGCAGTATGGGACCTGGCTGCTGTCAACAAACCGGATTGATCAAGGGCTTGCACTTTTAAAGACCACCCTTGAGCTTGATGATCAATATTCGGATACGGTCATTCGAACCCTTCTTGTGGCCAATGTAGACAAAGAAAAAATCTTGACGGCTATTCCAAGAACCCCCGGACCTATGTTTGCCTATGCAGACTTCTTATATACCGTTGGACAGCAGATTCAAGGCGAGGAAATTTACAGGGATATGCTGGCCATTCTGGGAGAGATTGATAATCCCAAGATATCGCATTACTGGCGGGTATATCGATTTTTTATCCGCCAAAAAAATATTAAAGATGCCGTGGCGACCATGGAGCAAGCTGAAATCGCAATACCCGATTATCCTGGTTTTAAGATTGCGTTGGGCGATTTATACCGGCGTCAGGGGATTTTGTTCAAGGCCCGGGAAAAGTATGAGCAGGCGCTATATATTGATCTTAAGAATAAAAAAGCGCGTCAGCGCCTGAAGAGAATGGATGCTCAATCGCTGTAA
- a CDS encoding polysaccharide biosynthesis tyrosine autokinase, with translation MTDNIQEKEIHLKDYLRVLKKRRGTIITFFILTFVTVVIATYTATPMFRADTKVMIERDTSAGLTSAYRYTPYDPEFLETQYQLIKSAAVVEKVVHNLGPEKFYDLIFKPDENSSFFSIAKAWVKDRIVDIKDVLGIDRLLSSDDEQLSGESGMESVPLTKAEQLEDVIKAGISAEPVSNSRVVQISFMSDNPAVATKIINSVAQAYIEELVEMQMEVSGHSIGWMEKKADLQRKNLEESERILHAYKKEHDIITIEDKLTVLPERLSDLSRKMTQAETARKELESVYSQVKNISRDKLETIPAIVENTSVDSINRAILVAEQKISELSKKYGHKHPRMITAKNELADLKKKKYKELDKAVQTIKNQYQLARSNEKSLKELLDQTKFQTSQLGEKSIQLEILKRKVETNRFLYDALIKKMKEKGITEQSQSVNVWVIEKARVPEFPATPNKKRNILLGIILGLFGGIGLAFFLEYLDTTIKTPEDVEEKFNIPVIATVDLFKNKSKTIVEHVLDDPPSMVSENFKAMRTSILLSSADHPPKTILITSMTSGEGKSSVCSCLASAIAQTGKKVLVIDADMRRPTQDKNFGVENSTGLSSLLAGMDLSGEKLINREVDSTGLIDVITSGPIPPNPSELLSSAKAGALMDEAADPYDFIIVDTPPIASVTDPLIMSRHVDGVIIVTWAGKTNYELMGKGIRQLKDVSAPITGVVLNRFSAKKSGYYYNYGDYYYASES, from the coding sequence ATGACAGATAATATTCAGGAAAAAGAAATTCATCTCAAGGACTATCTAAGGGTCCTTAAAAAGCGCCGTGGCACCATTATTACCTTTTTTATACTTACATTTGTAACGGTGGTCATTGCAACGTATACGGCCACGCCCATGTTCAGAGCCGACACCAAGGTCATGATCGAAAGGGATACCAGCGCAGGCCTGACGTCGGCATACCGGTATACCCCCTATGATCCGGAATTTCTGGAAACCCAATACCAGCTTATCAAGAGTGCGGCTGTGGTGGAAAAAGTGGTTCATAATCTGGGGCCTGAAAAATTTTATGATCTTATCTTTAAACCCGATGAAAATTCTTCTTTTTTTTCAATTGCCAAAGCCTGGGTTAAAGATCGGATTGTCGATATCAAAGATGTATTAGGAATTGACCGTCTGCTCAGCTCAGATGATGAACAGCTTTCCGGCGAATCCGGGATGGAGTCAGTTCCCCTGACCAAGGCTGAGCAACTGGAAGATGTCATTAAGGCAGGGATTTCAGCTGAGCCTGTATCCAACTCCCGGGTGGTACAGATCAGTTTTATGTCCGACAATCCTGCCGTGGCCACCAAGATTATTAATTCCGTTGCCCAGGCCTATATTGAAGAACTGGTGGAAATGCAGATGGAGGTGTCCGGGCACAGTATCGGTTGGATGGAGAAAAAAGCCGATCTTCAGAGAAAGAACCTGGAAGAGTCCGAACGGATTCTCCATGCCTATAAAAAAGAACACGATATCATCACCATTGAAGACAAATTGACGGTGCTGCCCGAAAGACTCTCAGATCTGTCCAGAAAAATGACCCAGGCTGAAACAGCAAGAAAAGAACTTGAATCTGTTTACAGCCAGGTAAAAAACATTTCCAGAGATAAGTTGGAAACCATCCCTGCCATTGTGGAAAACACGTCGGTGGATTCCATCAACAGGGCTATTCTTGTTGCTGAACAAAAAATTTCCGAATTGTCGAAAAAATACGGTCATAAACATCCCAGGATGATTACGGCAAAAAACGAACTGGCTGATCTTAAAAAAAAGAAATACAAAGAGCTGGACAAGGCCGTGCAGACCATTAAAAACCAGTACCAGCTTGCCAGATCCAATGAAAAAAGCTTAAAAGAACTTTTGGATCAGACCAAATTCCAGACATCACAACTTGGGGAAAAGTCCATTCAGCTTGAAATTCTGAAAAGAAAGGTTGAAACCAACCGCTTTCTTTACGATGCGCTGATCAAAAAGATGAAAGAAAAAGGAATCACCGAGCAGAGTCAGTCTGTCAATGTCTGGGTGATTGAAAAGGCAAGGGTCCCTGAATTTCCGGCAACGCCCAATAAGAAAAGAAACATTCTTCTGGGGATTATTTTAGGGCTTTTCGGTGGGATTGGTCTTGCCTTTTTCCTGGAATACCTTGATACCACCATTAAAACACCTGAAGATGTTGAAGAAAAATTTAATATTCCTGTTATTGCAACAGTGGATCTTTTCAAAAACAAGAGCAAAACCATTGTCGAACATGTGCTTGATGATCCGCCTTCCATGGTGTCGGAAAATTTTAAAGCCATGCGGACATCTATTCTTCTTTCTTCAGCAGACCATCCCCCTAAAACCATACTGATCACATCCATGACCTCGGGTGAGGGCAAGTCTTCTGTCTGCTCCTGCCTGGCATCGGCCATTGCCCAGACCGGTAAAAAGGTGTTGGTGATTGACGCTGATATGCGACGGCCCACCCAGGATAAAAATTTCGGGGTGGAGAATTCAACCGGATTAAGTTCGCTGCTTGCCGGCATGGATCTGTCAGGAGAAAAGTTGATCAACAGGGAAGTTGATTCCACCGGGCTCATTGACGTCATTACTTCCGGTCCCATCCCGCCCAACCCTTCTGAGCTGCTGAGTTCTGCTAAGGCCGGGGCACTGATGGATGAGGCTGCCGATCCCTATGATTTTATCATTGTGGACACACCGCCCATAGCCAGTGTCACCGATCCTTTGATCATGAGCCGGCATGTGGACGGAGTGATTATTGTAACCTGGGCCGGGAAAACCAATTATGAATTGATGGGAAAAGGAATAAGGCAGCTCAAGGATGTCTCCGCTCCGATCACAGGTGTTGTGCTTAACCGCTTCAGTGCTAAAAAGAGTGGATATTATTATAATTACGGAGATTACTACTACGCGTCGGAATCCTGA
- a CDS encoding polysaccharide biosynthesis/export family protein: MMNLLQRFVFVFLVALIPTTASAQDYRVGEGDILEISVYENEDLDTTSRVSSGGTIRVPLIGEISVADMTVSQVSTSIEKMLADGYLVSPQVDVFIKEHRSKQAVILGQIRTPGQYEVRGQVTLLEFISTAGGLTDDAGNTVIIKRTGKGENPKNKIVIDLEDLIEKGDTSLNINIQDNDSIYISEAKTYYVSGEVNKPDSYKYETDVTVIKAVTMAGGFSKIAAKNKVRIIRTVNGEKKIFERVNMDEPVLPDDVIVVPESLW, translated from the coding sequence ATGATGAATCTCTTACAGCGGTTTGTTTTTGTCTTTTTGGTTGCGCTGATTCCCACGACTGCATCTGCCCAGGATTATAGAGTCGGGGAGGGGGACATACTTGAAATCAGTGTATATGAAAATGAAGATCTGGATACAACATCACGTGTGTCATCCGGGGGGACCATCCGGGTACCCTTGATCGGTGAAATCAGCGTTGCGGACATGACTGTATCCCAGGTGTCCACCTCTATTGAAAAAATGCTGGCCGACGGGTATTTGGTCTCCCCCCAGGTAGACGTGTTTATCAAAGAGCATCGAAGCAAACAGGCGGTGATCCTGGGCCAGATCCGAACACCCGGCCAATATGAGGTACGGGGCCAGGTCACGTTGCTTGAGTTTATATCCACGGCCGGAGGACTGACTGATGATGCCGGGAACACGGTAATCATTAAACGAACGGGCAAGGGTGAAAACCCAAAAAACAAAATTGTCATTGATCTTGAGGATCTCATTGAAAAGGGGGACACCTCTTTGAATATCAATATCCAGGATAATGACTCAATTTATATCTCCGAGGCAAAAACCTATTACGTATCAGGGGAAGTGAACAAGCCTGATTCCTACAAATATGAAACCGATGTGACGGTGATCAAGGCGGTAACCATGGCGGGTGGTTTCTCCAAAATTGCCGCCAAAAATAAAGTCAGGATTATTCGTACCGTTAACGGGGAAAAGAAAATTTTTGAACGGGTGAACATGGACGAACCTGTGCTTCCCGATGATGTTATCGTTGTTCCCGAAAGCTTGTGGTAA
- a CDS encoding outer membrane beta-barrel protein, which yields MMKNFLGFLCVSIFILGLSGPVLYAEDIPTGQSDTVPAGRSESIPTGQTEGESEEGQGITSDIFGQEGGIFHPYIIIEEKWTDNLFTTQSDEKSDFVTTIAPGIWLAYPANREKLLALDTTTTASGGMKLSRIKPEALRRFQTYFLYSPEAELYADHSDHNHFNHNAQALFQYNLNNGLSFDIIDIFKDREDISDDGTTDTLYRYRSNLVDVITTYDPSDKLTLRFDYSNYYLDYDEDVNDYRNRMDNKFDFYLFYKFTPKTSVFTQYAHTIIDYDDNDDYDNNENKYFAGINWDMTTKSRGRFKVGYMEKDFDGSDVDSEDGFSFELQAQHNFSAKRAIQANAYRMFNESDTASASSYYNTGIDVGLMQKFTEKISGTLNIIYEQREYNESDREDDYFRIGPAMRWTPREWIFFDLAYYWTDKDSNDDFYDYTSNTVILRLTMTL from the coding sequence ATGATGAAAAACTTCTTGGGATTTTTATGCGTGTCAATTTTCATATTGGGACTATCCGGGCCGGTTCTTTATGCCGAAGATATTCCTACCGGACAATCCGACACTGTGCCGGCAGGCCGGAGTGAGTCTATTCCCACCGGCCAGACCGAAGGAGAGTCAGAAGAAGGTCAGGGGATTACTTCCGATATTTTCGGGCAGGAAGGCGGAATTTTCCATCCCTATATTATTATCGAAGAAAAATGGACGGACAACCTGTTCACCACACAGTCCGATGAGAAATCCGATTTTGTGACAACCATCGCACCGGGGATCTGGCTGGCATACCCTGCCAACCGTGAAAAACTGTTGGCACTGGACACCACAACAACCGCATCCGGCGGCATGAAATTGAGCAGAATCAAGCCCGAAGCGCTGAGGCGTTTCCAGACCTACTTTTTGTACTCTCCTGAAGCCGAGTTGTATGCCGATCATTCAGATCATAACCATTTTAATCACAATGCCCAGGCATTGTTCCAGTATAACCTGAATAACGGACTTTCTTTTGATATCATAGATATATTTAAGGACAGAGAAGATATTTCCGATGACGGTACCACCGATACCCTTTACCGGTATAGGAGCAACCTGGTTGACGTCATCACTACCTACGATCCTTCTGACAAACTGACCCTGAGATTTGATTATTCCAATTATTATCTTGATTATGACGAGGATGTTAACGATTACCGGAACAGAATGGATAATAAGTTTGACTTTTACTTATTTTACAAATTTACACCTAAAACATCTGTATTTACCCAGTACGCCCATACTATTATCGATTATGACGATAACGACGACTACGATAATAACGAAAATAAATACTTTGCCGGTATAAACTGGGACATGACGACTAAATCCCGCGGCCGGTTTAAAGTGGGTTACATGGAAAAAGATTTTGACGGATCCGATGTCGACAGTGAAGACGGATTCTCCTTTGAACTCCAGGCACAGCACAATTTTTCAGCCAAACGGGCCATCCAGGCCAATGCCTACAGGATGTTCAACGAGTCTGACACGGCATCTGCATCCAGTTATTACAATACCGGCATTGATGTGGGATTGATGCAAAAATTCACCGAAAAAATCTCCGGGACCTTGAATATAATTTATGAACAACGTGAATACAACGAAAGTGACCGGGAGGACGATTACTTCAGAATCGGTCCTGCGATGCGGTGGACACCCAGGGAATGGATCTTTTTTGACCTTGCATACTACTGGACCGATAAAGATTCAAATGACGATTTTTACGATTACACCAGCAACACGGTTATACTCAGGTTAACCATGACCCTTTAA
- a CDS encoding PilZ domain-containing protein, with translation MKKRSCNRFYIPGATLHYRESSFFFLKGKFTQDYFPVINLSKGGAKFLSNKRLTPGKDLLIRLNIPGQENSYEIMADVRWISRNPEQSYKYQTGISFKSFGNGRKKNSKKILDFLTNLENSAGQLESPVENLAQRH, from the coding sequence TTGAAAAAAAGAAGCTGTAACAGATTTTATATTCCAGGGGCCACGCTTCACTATCGGGAATCGTCTTTTTTTTTCTTAAAAGGAAAATTCACACAAGACTATTTTCCTGTGATCAATTTGAGTAAGGGCGGGGCAAAATTTTTATCCAACAAGCGACTGACGCCTGGAAAGGATCTTTTAATCAGACTGAATATTCCCGGCCAGGAAAATTCATATGAGATTATGGCCGATGTCCGGTGGATATCAAGGAATCCGGAACAAAGTTACAAATACCAGACGGGAATATCATTCAAATCCTTTGGTAACGGCAGGAAAAAAAATTCTAAAAAAATTCTGGATTTTCTTACAAACCTTGAAAATTCAGCCGGGCAGTTGGAAAGTCCGGTTGAAAACCTCGCACAAAGACACTAA
- a CDS encoding ABC transporter ATP-binding protein produces the protein MTPASLKTKLKNAIRIDRALRFVWQASKVSAILQGLVVAFLGMLPIASLYLVKMIIDQVAALALSPPSNFMDPAFYIVVKLILAACGIGLLTALLNFAADYIKKFQAQTVADYMYAVLHEQSCRVDLAFFESPEYRDTLFRAQQEGPYRPTNIVSGLFAAGQAGASFVAVAWLLAMLNPLFPLIMIAAAVPGVLLRLKYSGKIYEWQEKRTEDERRAYYFHWMLTGDAHAKEFRLFNLGRYFIERFRQIRSTLKEEKLWFERRRAMGDFIAQASSLICVFGSFAYIAFRAARGEITIGDLVMYFQAFQRGLGFLKTLLETGAEMYEDNLFLSHFYEFLKVKPDVKSPLLPVPVPEKIKTGIEFKTVDFSYHKNEKKVLNCVNFSISPGEIIALVGKNGSGKSTIVKMLTRLYDPQKGGVYLDGINIKKFDIGLFRKKISVVFQDHIKYYLTAGENILLGDMERDADAESIRTAAAESGIDKKISRLPDEYDTLLGRWFKNGEELSIGQWQMLAISRAFFRDAEIVVLDEPSSALDPEAEKKLFVSLRRLMQNRSALIISHRYSTVRQADRILVMDQGRIIEQGSHDDLMGLNGEYARLYNTQAKGYTTIKEDVN, from the coding sequence ATGACGCCGGCATCCCTTAAAACCAAACTGAAGAATGCCATAAGGATTGATCGTGCCTTAAGGTTTGTGTGGCAGGCTTCAAAAGTGTCTGCGATTCTGCAGGGACTGGTGGTTGCTTTTCTGGGCATGCTTCCCATCGCTTCTCTTTACCTGGTTAAAATGATTATAGACCAGGTTGCCGCTTTGGCGCTATCGCCGCCGTCGAATTTTATGGACCCGGCGTTTTATATTGTTGTAAAGCTTATTTTGGCAGCGTGTGGTATAGGGTTGCTGACTGCGCTGCTCAATTTTGCTGCGGACTATATTAAAAAATTTCAGGCCCAGACTGTTGCCGATTATATGTATGCCGTACTTCATGAGCAGTCCTGTCGGGTGGATCTTGCATTTTTTGAATCACCTGAATACCGGGATACCTTATTCCGGGCTCAGCAGGAAGGCCCCTATCGGCCTACAAATATTGTCAGTGGACTGTTTGCTGCGGGTCAGGCCGGGGCCTCGTTTGTAGCAGTTGCCTGGCTGCTGGCAATGCTTAACCCTCTATTTCCGCTTATCATGATTGCAGCGGCAGTGCCCGGAGTTTTACTGAGGCTGAAGTATTCCGGGAAAATATATGAATGGCAGGAAAAAAGGACTGAGGATGAACGGCGGGCCTATTATTTCCACTGGATGCTGACAGGGGATGCCCATGCGAAAGAATTCAGGCTGTTTAACCTGGGGCGGTATTTTATAGAACGATTCCGGCAGATCCGTTCAACCCTGAAAGAAGAGAAGCTATGGTTTGAAAGGCGCAGGGCCATGGGGGATTTTATCGCCCAGGCAAGCTCTTTGATCTGTGTGTTTGGATCTTTTGCCTATATTGCTTTTAGGGCAGCCCGGGGCGAAATTACCATAGGTGATCTGGTCATGTATTTTCAGGCGTTTCAGCGGGGGCTTGGCTTTTTGAAAACGCTGCTGGAAACCGGTGCTGAAATGTATGAGGATAATTTATTTTTATCCCATTTCTATGAGTTTTTAAAAGTTAAACCGGACGTCAAATCCCCCCTCCTTCCGGTGCCGGTTCCGGAAAAAATAAAAACAGGCATTGAATTTAAAACTGTGGACTTTTCTTATCATAAGAACGAAAAAAAGGTGCTTAATTGTGTAAATTTTTCCATAAGCCCCGGTGAAATTATTGCCTTAGTCGGTAAAAACGGTTCAGGAAAATCTACAATAGTAAAAATGTTAACCCGCCTTTATGATCCCCAAAAAGGGGGAGTCTATTTGGACGGTATTAATATAAAAAAATTTGATATAGGTTTGTTTAGAAAAAAAATCAGTGTCGTGTTCCAGGACCATATTAAATATTACTTAACGGCCGGTGAAAATATTCTGTTGGGCGATATGGAACGAGATGCGGATGCGGAAAGTATCCGAACCGCAGCAGCAGAATCGGGTATTGACAAAAAAATTAGCCGGTTACCGGATGAATATGATACGCTTCTTGGCCGCTGGTTCAAAAACGGCGAGGAATTGAGTATTGGTCAATGGCAGATGCTCGCAATTTCCAGAGCGTTTTTCAGGGATGCCGAAATTGTTGTTCTGGACGAACCGTCCAGCGCGCTTGATCCTGAGGCTGAAAAAAAATTATTTGTTTCGTTAAGGCGGTTAATGCAAAATCGTTCGGCCCTGATAATCAGTCATCGCTATTCAACTGTCCGGCAGGCAGACAGGATACTGGTCATGGATCAAGGCAGGATCATAGAACAGGGCAGCCATGACGACTTGATGGGGCTTAACGGAGAATATGCCCGCCTTTACAATACGCAGGCAAAGGGATATACCACGATAAAAGAGGACGTCAATTGA